Proteins encoded together in one Prochlorococcus marinus str. MIT 9211 window:
- the rsgA gene encoding ribosome small subunit-dependent GTPase A, with product MKNKINQIEGIVVSKKANYLFVDIDTNHLSTNILEDLDIEVSSRLLCTQRSRLAYSESFVSVGDRVLVEAISFSKATGVVCKIFPRSSFFERPPVANITNIFVLISLDQPRFDYDQASRFLLTAENTRQKVSLILTKKDLITQNLLNQYLDRLNQWGYNPYPISVKTGDGVQKLKNTLTNSKIGVFCGPSGAGKSSLLNYLLPYASIPVGDLSKKLSRGKHTTRNVELFQLTNNSLIADTPGFNRPEIDIDPKELAFLFPEIRQQIHTNRCKFRDCLHLGEPGCALDKKFERYSNYKQFLKLMINRRRQYQAG from the coding sequence GTGAAGAATAAAATTAATCAAATTGAAGGGATTGTTGTTTCAAAAAAGGCTAATTATTTATTTGTGGATATTGATACTAATCATCTTTCAACCAATATATTAGAAGATTTAGATATAGAAGTATCTAGTAGACTTTTATGCACACAAAGAAGTCGATTAGCCTATTCTGAATCTTTTGTTAGTGTTGGAGATAGAGTATTAGTAGAAGCTATTAGTTTCTCGAAAGCAACAGGTGTAGTATGTAAGATATTTCCTAGATCAAGTTTTTTTGAACGCCCTCCAGTGGCTAACATCACTAATATTTTTGTTTTGATATCTTTAGATCAGCCGAGATTTGATTATGATCAAGCAAGCCGCTTTTTATTAACTGCAGAAAATACTAGGCAAAAAGTAAGTTTAATTTTAACTAAAAAAGATTTAATTACTCAGAATCTATTAAATCAATATCTTGATAGATTAAATCAATGGGGATATAATCCTTATCCAATATCTGTAAAGACTGGAGATGGTGTGCAGAAGCTAAAGAATACATTGACAAATTCAAAAATAGGAGTTTTCTGTGGACCTTCTGGCGCAGGAAAAAGTAGTTTACTTAATTATCTTTTACCTTATGCTTCTATTCCAGTTGGTGATTTATCTAAAAAATTGAGTAGAGGAAAACATACAACTCGAAATGTAGAGCTTTTTCAGTTAACTAATAACTCTTTGATTGCTGACACCCCAGGATTTAATAGACCTGAAATAGATATTGATCCAAAGGAACTTGCTTTTTTATTTCCTGAAATAAGACAACAAATTCATACCAATCGATGTAAATTCAGAGATTGTCTACATTTAGGCGAACCAGGTTGTGCCTTAGATAAAAAATTTGAGAGGTATTCAAATTACAAACAATTTTTAAAATTAATGATTAATCGCCGTCGTCAATACCAGGCAGGTTGA
- a CDS encoding YbaB/EbfC family nucleoid-associated protein encodes MAAFGLPNFGQLTEAFKKAQQIQQDAQKLQEELDAMELEGKNQDGRVSICLSGNQLPLRIEIDPSILLEGKEKAEIAILEALKDAHELSTSTMKERMQELTGGLNLNLPGIDDGD; translated from the coding sequence ATGGCAGCTTTCGGACTCCCAAATTTTGGACAACTAACAGAAGCATTTAAAAAAGCTCAACAAATCCAACAAGATGCACAAAAACTTCAAGAAGAGCTTGATGCAATGGAGTTAGAAGGGAAAAATCAAGATGGTCGAGTGTCTATCTGTCTATCAGGCAATCAACTCCCACTTAGAATAGAAATAGACCCTTCTATCTTGCTCGAAGGAAAAGAAAAGGCTGAAATAGCAATTTTAGAAGCATTGAAAGATGCGCACGAATTATCAACTTCTACCATGAAAGAAAGAATGCAAGAATTAACAGGTGGTTTGAATCTCAACCTGCCTGGTATTGACGACGGCGATTAA
- the murB gene encoding UDP-N-acetylmuramate dehydrogenase: MIQEIIKPLVSLGNFTTWRVGGPAEWLAEPQTIDEVKELITWSKNNNLRCQAIGAGSNLLINDQILKGITLCMKKLQGCKINNVSGSVIALGGESIPVLARRAAKAGLHGLEWSVGIPGTVGGAVVMNAGAQGNCTADRLHSVKVISIKEGKEFELTKKDLGFSYRNSVLQNEELIVLSARFELEPGHDQNELTRLTNSNLNHRLKTQPYNQPSCGSVFRNPEPLKAGQIIEGLGLKGFRIGGAEISKIHANFIVNTHHATAKDISKLISIVQKKVLDVHGFILQPEVKKIGF; this comes from the coding sequence GTGATACAGGAAATTATTAAACCTCTAGTTTCTTTAGGAAATTTCACCACTTGGAGAGTAGGCGGCCCTGCTGAATGGTTAGCAGAACCTCAGACAATCGATGAGGTCAAAGAATTAATTACCTGGTCTAAAAACAATAATTTACGATGTCAAGCAATTGGAGCTGGCTCTAACCTTTTAATAAATGACCAAATTTTAAAAGGAATTACTTTATGCATGAAAAAATTACAAGGATGCAAGATTAACAATGTATCTGGATCAGTAATAGCTCTAGGAGGTGAATCAATACCTGTCTTGGCTAGACGTGCAGCAAAAGCTGGTCTTCATGGACTGGAATGGTCCGTAGGAATTCCTGGCACAGTAGGAGGTGCCGTAGTTATGAATGCAGGTGCTCAAGGGAATTGTACAGCTGACAGACTGCATTCGGTCAAAGTAATATCCATCAAAGAGGGCAAAGAATTCGAATTAACAAAAAAAGATCTGGGTTTTTCATATCGTAATAGTGTTCTTCAAAACGAAGAATTAATTGTTTTATCAGCACGTTTCGAACTAGAGCCAGGTCACGATCAAAACGAATTAACACGTCTCACAAATAGCAATCTGAATCATCGCTTAAAAACACAACCATATAATCAACCCAGTTGCGGGAGTGTTTTTCGTAATCCAGAGCCACTAAAAGCAGGTCAAATCATTGAGGGTCTTGGTTTAAAAGGATTTCGTATTGGTGGTGCAGAAATCTCGAAAATACACGCTAATTTTATTGTTAATACACACCATGCAACTGCCAAGGATATTTCTAAACTAATTTCGATCGTTCAAAAAAAAGTTCTAGATGTGCATGGCTTTATACTTCAACCAGAAGTAAAAAAGATTGGCTTTTAA
- the murC gene encoding UDP-N-acetylmuramate--L-alanine ligase yields MRHIHFIGIGGIGMSAIALILVKRGYSISGSDQKSNNAMAELSNHGVQTFTNQSAKNIQIICKNMETKPIIIISSAIFKANPELQEAYRQKLKVFHRSDILAWLIKQQPSIVVAGSHGKTTTSTIITTLLALNKEDPTALIGGVVPFYKSNGHAGKGKFLVAEADESDGTLVKFEGDIGIITNIELDHTDYYKDLESLKETMEKFSKSCKKVLANHDCPNLQNKSNKNINWWSTQTIKGVDFSGIPTSINGNETTADFYEKETFLGEITVPLPGLHNLSNAVGAIAACRLAGLSFSELKNSLKDIKPPNRRFDFKGQWQGRQIVDDYAHHPSEINATIETARLMINTKTNWLPKISKRLVVVFQPHRYTRTKHLIKDFAKSLGKADIVFLAPIYSAGEEMISDVSINSLFSLIKKEHPNISIYTSTNMKELESIIKKNTIKDDLILFMGAGNINMLSKKLLEKSKTNKNQSKHLVA; encoded by the coding sequence GTGCGCCATATCCATTTCATAGGTATTGGAGGTATTGGGATGTCCGCAATAGCGCTGATCTTGGTTAAGCGCGGCTACTCCATATCAGGTTCAGACCAAAAAAGTAATAATGCAATGGCAGAGTTAAGTAATCATGGAGTTCAAACATTTACCAATCAAAGTGCGAAAAATATTCAAATAATATGTAAAAATATGGAGACTAAACCAATCATAATAATTAGTTCTGCCATATTCAAAGCAAATCCAGAATTGCAAGAAGCTTATAGACAAAAATTAAAAGTCTTTCATCGTTCTGATATTCTCGCTTGGCTGATTAAACAACAGCCATCAATTGTAGTGGCTGGAAGTCATGGCAAAACAACTACAAGCACAATAATTACAACTCTTTTGGCATTAAATAAAGAAGACCCCACGGCGCTTATTGGCGGAGTTGTTCCCTTCTACAAAAGCAATGGACATGCAGGAAAGGGTAAATTTCTTGTTGCAGAAGCAGATGAATCTGATGGAACACTAGTAAAGTTTGAAGGAGATATAGGTATAATCACTAATATTGAATTAGATCACACAGATTACTATAAAGATCTTGAATCTTTGAAAGAAACTATGGAAAAATTTAGCAAAAGCTGCAAAAAAGTTTTGGCCAACCATGATTGTCCTAATCTTCAAAATAAGTCAAATAAAAATATCAATTGGTGGTCTACACAAACGATAAAAGGTGTTGATTTCTCAGGCATACCAACTTCCATAAATGGCAATGAAACAACTGCTGATTTCTACGAAAAAGAAACTTTTTTAGGTGAAATAACAGTTCCATTACCTGGATTACATAATCTTAGCAATGCGGTTGGCGCAATAGCAGCATGCAGGCTTGCAGGCTTATCATTTTCTGAATTAAAAAATAGTCTCAAAGATATTAAACCTCCTAATAGAAGATTTGATTTTAAAGGTCAATGGCAAGGCAGGCAAATTGTTGATGATTATGCGCATCATCCTAGTGAAATAAATGCAACAATTGAAACCGCTAGGCTAATGATCAATACAAAAACCAATTGGCTACCTAAAATATCAAAAAGATTAGTAGTTGTTTTTCAACCTCATCGTTATACTCGGACTAAGCATTTAATAAAAGATTTTGCAAAATCTCTTGGAAAAGCTGATATTGTTTTTCTCGCACCCATCTATAGTGCTGGAGAAGAGATGATTAGTGATGTCAGTATTAACTCCCTTTTTTCATTAATAAAAAAAGAGCATCCGAACATCAGTATTTATACTTCTACTAACATGAAAGAACTCGAAAGTATCATTAAAAAAAACACCATAAAAGATGATCTCATTCTATTTATGGGGGCAGGTAATATTAATATGTTGTCTAAAAAATTACTAGAGAAGTCAAAAACTAATAAAAACCAGTCTAAACATCTAGTAGCCTAA
- the gap gene encoding type I glyceraldehyde-3-phosphate dehydrogenase, with product MTLRVAINGFGRIGRNFMRCWLSRGSNTGLEVVGVNVTSDPKTNAHLLRYDSILGELKDTEIGYTDDNFIINGKEIKCFSDRNPLNLPWKDWGVDLVIESTGVFNTYEGASKHLAIGAKKVILTAPGKGDGVGTFVVGVNADQYNHSDFNVLSNASCTTNCLAPVVKVLDQTFGINKGLMTTIHSYTGDQRILDNSHRDLRRARAAAMNIVPTSTGAAKAVALVYPEMKGKLTGIAMRVPTPNVSAVDIVFEAGCSITAEDINAAMKTASEGSMKGIIKYGDLPLVSSDYAGTNESSIIDTDLTMAIGNNMGKVVAWYDNEWGYSQRVVDLAEIVAKNWK from the coding sequence ATGACCTTACGTGTAGCGATTAATGGATTTGGCCGAATTGGTCGTAACTTCATGCGTTGTTGGTTGAGTCGAGGCTCTAATACTGGCTTAGAAGTTGTTGGTGTCAATGTAACTTCTGACCCTAAGACCAATGCCCATTTGCTTAGATATGACTCTATTCTTGGCGAACTCAAGGACACTGAAATTGGTTATACAGATGACAATTTTATAATCAATGGAAAAGAGATCAAATGCTTTTCTGATAGGAACCCTTTAAATTTGCCTTGGAAGGATTGGGGAGTAGATCTTGTAATTGAGTCAACTGGTGTTTTTAATACTTATGAAGGGGCCAGTAAGCATTTAGCTATAGGAGCTAAGAAAGTTATTCTTACAGCTCCTGGTAAAGGTGATGGCGTTGGTACTTTCGTTGTTGGAGTGAATGCAGATCAATATAATCATTCAGATTTTAATGTTCTTAGTAATGCGAGTTGTACGACGAACTGTCTTGCACCAGTAGTGAAGGTTTTAGATCAAACTTTTGGAATTAACAAAGGTTTGATGACTACAATCCATAGTTATACAGGTGATCAAAGAATTCTTGATAATAGTCACCGTGACCTTAGAAGAGCTAGAGCTGCAGCAATGAACATAGTGCCTACTTCCACTGGAGCAGCTAAAGCTGTGGCGTTAGTTTATCCGGAAATGAAGGGCAAGTTAACTGGAATTGCAATGAGAGTTCCTACTCCTAATGTTTCTGCAGTTGATATAGTTTTTGAAGCTGGTTGTTCAATTACTGCAGAAGATATTAATGCTGCTATGAAAACTGCTTCTGAGGGGTCTATGAAGGGAATTATTAAATATGGAGATCTTCCATTAGTCTCTAGTGATTATGCCGGAACTAATGAATCTTCTATTATTGATACTGATTTGACTATGGCTATTGGTAATAACATGGGCAAAGTAGTTGCTTGGTACGATAATGAGTGGGGATATAGTCAAAGGGTTGTAGATTTAGCAGAAATTGTTGCTAAGAATTGGAAGTAA
- the thiL gene encoding thiamine-phosphate kinase, with the protein MPESSGSSETLLEIGEREILNRLKKYMDDGQIDNDTALIKNCKKDLIINTDLMVEKVHFSSRTMTPEDIGWKAITSNFSDLASSGLDKVLSVTIGLIAPPSTSWSWVNRLYKGMTNALEVYGGKLIGGDISKGNEKVISITAIGSQGPLDLHRSHAIPGDCLVTSGPHGLSRLGLALLLEDKVLETKHVSDELKAIAIESHQHPSAPIKALKSLINCKPTKIPWRAAGTDSSDGLLEAIKSICISSNCKAIIRTNNLPTHKDWPKGNHWDKWCLNGGEDYELVISLPLEWANEWIKIMPLSKIIGDVKQGSPEILWENGKEIDSKNYLDFEHFQNK; encoded by the coding sequence ATGCCTGAATCTTCAGGATCAAGTGAAACGCTATTAGAAATTGGTGAAAGAGAAATACTCAATCGCCTTAAAAAATATATGGATGATGGGCAAATTGATAATGACACAGCATTAATAAAAAATTGCAAAAAGGACTTAATTATAAATACAGACTTAATGGTGGAAAAAGTTCATTTCAGTTCGAGAACCATGACTCCTGAAGATATTGGTTGGAAAGCAATAACAAGTAATTTCTCTGATCTTGCCTCTAGTGGATTAGATAAAGTCTTATCAGTAACCATTGGCCTAATAGCACCACCTTCTACATCTTGGTCATGGGTAAATCGTTTATACAAAGGAATGACAAATGCATTGGAGGTTTATGGTGGCAAGTTAATAGGTGGTGATATATCTAAAGGAAATGAAAAAGTAATTTCGATTACCGCTATAGGTTCTCAAGGACCATTAGATCTGCATAGGTCTCATGCAATCCCCGGAGATTGTCTTGTGACAAGTGGTCCTCATGGACTAAGTCGCTTAGGCCTCGCATTACTTCTTGAGGATAAAGTCTTAGAAACTAAGCATGTAAGTGATGAATTAAAAGCAATTGCTATCGAAAGTCACCAACATCCTTCAGCGCCAATAAAAGCTCTGAAGTCACTAATCAATTGCAAGCCTACAAAGATTCCTTGGAGAGCTGCAGGAACTGATAGCAGTGATGGACTATTAGAAGCAATTAAAAGTATTTGCATAAGCAGTAACTGCAAAGCAATTATAAGAACTAATAATCTTCCTACTCATAAAGATTGGCCTAAAGGGAATCATTGGGATAAATGGTGTCTTAATGGAGGTGAAGACTATGAGCTTGTAATCAGTTTGCCGCTGGAATGGGCAAATGAATGGATAAAAATAATGCCATTGAGTAAAATTATTGGCGATGTAAAACAGGGTTCTCCCGAAATTCTTTGGGAGAATGGAAAAGAAATCGATTCTAAAAATTATTTAGACTTTGAACATTTTCAAAATAAGTAA
- a CDS encoding peptidylprolyl isomerase produces MTKKILLLAILTLFIPFALVWDKPAIAALPNGNRIKDPYAILRNALPINQKDLREIQNGLEETSDLVRGGRWPAISKATSRSKSLLNNRKKKIIDSIPNTSKKQGEQIIISLKEDLENLNEQATAKNKAKFIDIRRKALQEIGDLESLFLPGEFPYKIPNEFDNLPRLLGRATVSIETTKGKMNAVIDGYNAPLTAGAFVDLVEKGFYDGLPMNRAEEFFVLQTGDPKGPEIGYIDPETKQERNVPLEIRVDGQSETIYNETFEELGLYTSTPTLPFATLGTLGWAHSEQALDDGSSQFFFFLYEAELNPAGRNLIDGRNAAFGYVIEGNEILNELGVNDQIISIKVLNGSEKLKSHA; encoded by the coding sequence ATGACAAAAAAAATTCTCTTACTTGCAATTCTGACATTATTTATCCCATTTGCCTTGGTTTGGGATAAACCTGCCATTGCTGCACTCCCCAATGGTAATCGAATTAAAGATCCATATGCAATATTGAGAAATGCCCTGCCTATAAACCAAAAGGATTTAAGAGAAATACAAAATGGTCTTGAAGAAACAAGTGATTTAGTGAGAGGAGGGCGTTGGCCTGCAATTAGCAAAGCAACCTCAAGAAGTAAATCATTACTGAATAATAGAAAGAAGAAAATTATTGATTCAATTCCGAATACAAGCAAAAAGCAAGGGGAACAAATCATTATTTCCTTAAAAGAAGACCTTGAAAATCTGAATGAACAAGCTACCGCAAAAAACAAAGCAAAATTCATAGATATACGACGCAAAGCCCTTCAAGAGATTGGAGACCTTGAGTCACTATTCTTACCAGGAGAATTTCCATACAAAATTCCTAATGAATTTGATAACTTGCCTCGACTCCTTGGAAGAGCAACTGTATCTATTGAAACCACTAAAGGAAAAATGAATGCTGTTATTGATGGTTATAATGCTCCATTAACCGCAGGAGCATTTGTAGATTTAGTCGAAAAAGGTTTTTACGATGGGTTACCTATGAATAGAGCTGAAGAATTCTTTGTTCTGCAGACTGGTGATCCTAAAGGACCTGAAATTGGATATATAGATCCTGAAACAAAGCAAGAACGGAATGTGCCTTTAGAAATTCGTGTCGATGGACAATCGGAAACCATTTATAACGAAACATTTGAAGAGCTTGGACTATATACTTCGACGCCCACTCTTCCTTTCGCAACTCTTGGAACGCTTGGATGGGCACATTCAGAACAAGCACTGGATGATGGCTCATCTCAATTCTTCTTTTTTCTATATGAAGCAGAGCTAAATCCTGCAGGCAGAAACTTAATTGATGGAAGAAATGCAGCCTTTGGCTATGTAATCGAAGGGAATGAAATTCTCAATGAATTAGGAGTGAATGATCAAATAATTTCTATCAAAGTCCTAAATGGATCGGAAAAACTAAAGTCACATGCCTGA
- the efp gene encoding elongation factor P codes for MISSNDFRTGTTIELDGAVWRVIEFLHVKPGKGSAFVRTKLKAVQSGSVVEKTFRAGEMVPQALLEKTTLQHTYMDSGDYVFMDMSSYEETRLTAAQIGESRKYLTEGMEVNVVSWNERPLEVELPNSVVLTVKETDPGVKGDTATGGTKPAILETGAQVMVPLFISVGEKIKVDTRNDSYLGREN; via the coding sequence ATGATTTCAAGTAACGACTTCCGCACTGGTACCACAATTGAATTAGATGGTGCTGTTTGGCGTGTGATTGAATTTTTACATGTTAAGCCAGGAAAGGGCTCAGCTTTTGTGAGAACAAAGTTGAAAGCAGTACAAAGTGGCAGTGTTGTAGAAAAAACATTTAGGGCTGGTGAAATGGTCCCTCAGGCTTTGCTTGAAAAGACAACCCTTCAACATACTTATATGGATTCAGGGGACTATGTTTTTATGGATATGAGTAGTTATGAGGAAACCAGATTGACAGCCGCACAAATTGGTGAAAGTCGAAAATATCTAACAGAAGGTATGGAAGTTAATGTAGTCTCTTGGAATGAAAGGCCTCTTGAGGTTGAATTACCTAATTCAGTTGTGTTGACTGTTAAAGAAACTGATCCTGGGGTCAAAGGCGATACTGCGACTGGAGGAACTAAGCCAGCAATTCTTGAAACTGGTGCACAGGTTATGGTTCCTTTATTTATTTCAGTAGGTGAGAAGATCAAAGTTGATACACGTAATGATAGTTATCTAGGTCGGGAGAACTAA
- the accB gene encoding acetyl-CoA carboxylase biotin carboxyl carrier protein — translation MTMNLDHDELHRLLAKLGDSDIQEFRLEGQDFRLEIKRNIATTSSSISTSNAIQQSTSIEATQPAAPIIVESISESPSNPPPAVAASRPEYHEITAPMVGTFYRAPAPGEPVFVEVGSRITEGQTICILEAMKLMNELESEVNGEIIEILIENGTPVEFGQVLMRVKPL, via the coding sequence ATGACAATGAATCTTGATCACGATGAACTACATCGCTTGTTGGCCAAATTGGGTGACAGCGATATTCAAGAATTCCGTTTAGAAGGGCAGGATTTTCGTTTGGAAATCAAACGAAATATTGCTACTACTAGTAGCAGTATTTCAACTTCTAATGCCATTCAGCAGTCGACTTCTATTGAGGCAACACAACCTGCTGCTCCAATAATTGTTGAATCCATCTCTGAAAGTCCTAGTAACCCACCTCCTGCAGTAGCTGCTTCTCGGCCTGAATATCATGAAATTACGGCTCCTATGGTAGGAACGTTTTATAGGGCGCCTGCACCTGGAGAGCCAGTCTTTGTAGAAGTGGGTTCTCGCATAACAGAAGGACAAACAATTTGTATTCTTGAAGCAATGAAGTTAATGAATGAATTGGAATCTGAGGTCAATGGAGAAATAATCGAAATTTTGATTGAAAATGGTACTCCAGTTGAATTTGGCCAAGTTTTAATGCGAGTTAAACCTCTTTGA
- the pdxA gene encoding 4-hydroxythreonine-4-phosphate dehydrogenase PdxA: MSNSNNKHKDRLVISLGDPAGIGPEVVLKALRSLDLPRNMQPLLVGCKQTIEMIYTKLKAQGIQSLADPGSLDIEDIPCEGKIYIGESNTASGEASFQWLTRATELILEGQGKALVTAPIAKYAWHQAGHKYPGQTERLGELTNVEKPSMLFTAISPHNAWRLNTLLATTHIPLEAVPKKLSPEIINAKLNTLLDFCQQFKDMPKLLIAGLNPHAGENGQLGNEEIQWIIPTIEIWKQNHPNIKLDGPMSPDTCWISAAKSWQGKPDPNAPDGILALYHDQGLIPIKLIAFESAVNTTLGLPFIRTSPDHGTGFDIAGKGVACFKSMKSALEVAWELSNYSQKKLKEV, encoded by the coding sequence ATGAGTAATTCAAACAATAAACACAAAGACCGCTTGGTTATCTCATTAGGAGATCCTGCAGGCATTGGGCCTGAGGTAGTCCTCAAAGCACTTAGGTCCTTGGACTTACCTAGAAATATGCAACCTTTGTTAGTCGGATGCAAACAGACTATTGAAATGATCTATACAAAACTGAAAGCCCAAGGTATTCAATCTTTAGCTGACCCTGGTTCTCTAGACATAGAAGATATTCCTTGTGAAGGGAAAATCTATATAGGAGAATCGAATACAGCAAGTGGCGAAGCTAGCTTTCAATGGCTTACCCGAGCCACTGAATTAATTCTGGAAGGTCAAGGAAAAGCTCTTGTAACTGCACCAATCGCGAAATATGCATGGCATCAGGCAGGACATAAATATCCAGGACAAACTGAACGTTTAGGAGAACTTACAAATGTTGAGAAACCATCAATGCTGTTTACCGCAATATCACCTCACAATGCCTGGAGGTTAAATACCCTTCTTGCTACTACCCACATACCTTTAGAAGCTGTTCCTAAAAAATTAAGTCCCGAAATAATCAATGCAAAATTAAATACACTATTAGATTTTTGCCAACAATTTAAAGATATGCCCAAATTACTGATAGCAGGTCTAAATCCTCATGCTGGAGAAAATGGCCAACTAGGTAATGAAGAAATTCAATGGATCATTCCCACTATCGAAATTTGGAAACAAAATCATCCAAATATTAAACTTGATGGGCCTATGTCCCCAGACACATGCTGGATTTCAGCTGCAAAGTCTTGGCAAGGTAAGCCAGATCCAAATGCCCCAGACGGTATTTTGGCTCTCTATCATGATCAAGGATTGATTCCAATCAAATTAATTGCATTTGAGTCAGCAGTTAATACAACCTTAGGCCTACCATTTATTCGTACTTCTCCTGATCACGGAACAGGTTTTGATATTGCTGGTAAAGGAGTTGCTTGCTTTAAAAGCATGAAGTCAGCCTTAGAAGTGGCTTGGGAGTTATCTAATTATTCACAAAAGAAGCTCAAAGAGGTTTAA
- a CDS encoding SDR family oxidoreductase: MLEKVVKQSHQFSPNSKLLIFGGGFSGQHIAAAARRLGAKVLCSRRSFNKTGADFIYDSASESIPEESVLKDVTHLISCIPPLDTGEDPVLKNLSAAIKKMPLKWAGYLSTTGVYGDCKGAWVNENDCANPKQARSIRRLACEKAWQSSGLPVQIIRLPGIYGPGRSTLEAIKNKKSKVIHKPGQVFSRIHIDDIAGGILHLINLISQGINPEIINLADNFPASNIEVMQYAAYLLNQELPPIESFEIAAETMSPMALSFWQENRKVSNKVLCKELGYSLIHPDYKSGLKDCLISYESKNEP, encoded by the coding sequence ATGTTAGAAAAGGTTGTCAAGCAATCCCATCAATTTTCTCCTAATTCAAAGCTTCTTATTTTTGGTGGAGGCTTTAGTGGTCAGCACATTGCCGCAGCAGCTAGGAGGCTTGGAGCAAAAGTACTTTGTAGTCGAAGAAGCTTTAATAAAACTGGTGCGGATTTCATCTATGACAGCGCTTCAGAAAGTATTCCAGAAGAAAGCGTCCTAAAAGATGTTACTCATTTAATTAGTTGCATCCCCCCTTTAGATACAGGTGAAGATCCTGTACTAAAAAATCTCAGTGCTGCGATTAAAAAGATGCCCCTCAAATGGGCAGGATATCTTTCCACAACAGGCGTCTATGGAGATTGTAAAGGTGCCTGGGTAAATGAAAATGATTGTGCAAATCCAAAACAAGCCAGAAGTATTCGTCGTCTCGCGTGTGAAAAAGCTTGGCAAAGTTCAGGATTGCCAGTTCAAATAATTCGATTGCCTGGAATTTATGGCCCCGGTAGATCTACCTTAGAAGCCATCAAGAATAAAAAAAGCAAAGTCATACATAAACCCGGTCAAGTATTTTCAAGAATTCACATAGATGATATAGCAGGCGGAATATTGCATTTGATTAACTTGATTTCTCAAGGTATAAACCCTGAAATCATTAATTTGGCTGATAATTTTCCAGCTTCTAACATAGAAGTAATGCAATATGCTGCCTACCTTCTCAACCAAGAGTTACCTCCTATTGAATCATTTGAAATAGCAGCAGAAACAATGAGCCCAATGGCTCTTTCATTCTGGCAAGAGAATCGAAAAGTAAGTAATAAAGTTCTTTGCAAAGAGCTTGGATATTCTTTAATCCACCCAGACTACAAATCAGGTTTAAAAGATTGCTTAATATCTTATGAGTCAAAAAATGAACCTTAG
- a CDS encoding HNH endonuclease gives MQNRDAVFLEDFCPKLRVRRWRQSLHTFTGESCIYCGKPSESIDHVLPRSRGGLSITENCVPACLSCNGHKSDAEAFDWYRRQRFYDPRRAMAIRAWMDGDLRLAIRLLEWAQPQIDKNQARSKDYSTDWDFQAA, from the coding sequence ATGCAAAATAGGGACGCAGTTTTTCTCGAAGATTTCTGCCCCAAATTACGTGTTCGACGCTGGAGACAGTCGCTCCATACATTTACTGGCGAAAGTTGCATTTATTGCGGCAAGCCATCTGAATCAATTGACCACGTGCTTCCTAGAAGTCGAGGTGGTTTAAGTATTACCGAAAATTGTGTTCCAGCATGCCTGTCATGCAATGGGCATAAATCAGATGCAGAAGCCTTTGATTGGTACAGACGTCAAAGATTTTACGACCCTAGAAGAGCTATGGCTATAAGAGCTTGGATGGACGGAGATCTACGACTTGCAATTCGTTTGCTTGAATGGGCTCAGCCACAAATAGATAAAAATCAAGCCAGAAGCAAAGATTACTCAACCGATTGGGATTTCCAAGCTGCATAA
- a CDS encoding DUF6554 family protein, with protein MTIPVSIGFLTAVNLITAPIGLAGAGIGVDIYCVMRQGGNDHEASWRAAYESIKNQKPGLFKTSPKQAAAMIVEAVVREPERFDGCISYLGDLYPKPLKAENNNISIGEEENNNTSKENYAKDRYSY; from the coding sequence ATGACTATTCCAGTTTCAATTGGTTTTCTTACAGCAGTAAATTTAATTACTGCACCAATAGGACTAGCTGGGGCTGGTATTGGTGTAGATATCTACTGTGTCATGCGACAAGGAGGAAATGATCATGAAGCAAGCTGGCGAGCTGCTTATGAATCAATAAAAAATCAAAAGCCAGGTTTATTTAAAACTTCTCCAAAACAAGCCGCGGCTATGATTGTTGAAGCAGTTGTAAGAGAGCCAGAAAGATTTGATGGATGCATTAGCTATCTAGGAGATTTATATCCGAAACCATTAAAAGCTGAGAACAATAACATCTCAATAGGAGAAGAAGAAAATAATAATACTTCGAAAGAGAATTATGCAAAAGATAGATATAGCTACTAA